Proteins encoded by one window of Conger conger chromosome 1, fConCon1.1, whole genome shotgun sequence:
- the LOC133141719 gene encoding uncharacterized protein LOC133141719 yields MKTARPGDSGQYNCTVTDFGYDPWSSEFSTDLTVVEKSLPPLVVAGSQGFMVIEGSGLVTLKCVTSSGPSPVSWRWYRLAGAGLPQVEVGQEQELSLGRTADSGEYLCRAETSTLGLTQIDHSDSHQVIIIPSPVAHPVGIAALALVFLCLLLLLLVAVWLFIHGYGSPAKRHPGPGMELKEDSKTVEDEVYMNCETSGEGYTDQNHDEIPEENTYDCLS; encoded by the exons ATGAAGACTGCCAGGCCGGGGGACTCTGGGCAGTACAACTGCACAGTTACTGACTTTGGATATGACCCCTGGAGTTCCGAGTTTTCCACTGATCTGACGGTGGTCG AGAAGTCCTTACCCCCATTGGTGGTCGCGGGCTCCCAGGGCTTCATGGTGATAGAGGGGAGTGGCCTCGTGACCTTGAAGTGCGTGACCtcctctggcccctcccccgtgAGCTGGAGATGGTACAGGCTGGCCGGGGCGGGGCTTCcgcaggtggaggtggggcaggagcaggagctgagTCTGGGGAGGACAGCGGACAGTGGGGAGTATCTGTGCCGAGCTGAAACCTCCACCCTGGGCCTCACACAAATAGACCACAGTGACTCTCACCAGGTGATCATCATCCCTTCCCCAG TGGCACACCCAGTGGGCATAGCTGCCCTTGCCCTGGTTTTCCTCTGTttactgctcctgctcctggtgGCTGTGTGGCTCTTCATCCACGGCTACGGCTCCCCTGCCAAAA GACACCCCGGGCCTGGAATGGAATTGAA GGAGGACTCCAAAACAGTGGAGGACGAGGTCTACATGAACTGCGAGACGTCAGGGGAGGGCTACACTGACCAGAACCACGACGAGATACCAGAGGAAAACACCTACGATTGTCTGTCCTGA